TGTTGACGAGGAACGCGAACCGCCACGACAGCAGGTCGACGAACAGCCCGCCGATTAGGGGGCCGGCGAGGTTCGCCCCGGTCGTCCATGCCGTCCACTGACCGATCGCGCGTGCCTGCGCGGGGCCGGTCAGGAGCGAGGTGATGAGCGCCAGCGAGCTCGGCACGAGGAACGCGCCTGCGGCGCCCTGCAGTGCTCGGGCGATGATGAGGACCACCGGGTCGGGAGCGAGCCCCACGCCGATCGAGGCGATGCCGAAGCCGATCAGTCCGATGCGGAGGACGAGCACGCGCCCGAAGGCATCGCTCACCGACCCCGCGAAGAGGATGAGGGAACTCAGGGTGAGGAGGTAGGCATCCACCGCCCACTGCTGTGTCGACAGACCGCCGCCCAGCTCGTCGCGGATGGCAGGGAGTGCGACGTTGACCACGGTGCCGTCGAGGAACGCGACGGCCGACGCGAGCGCTGCGATCGCGACGATCAGCCCGAACCGGGGGGATGTCGTCGGAGCGCTCACAGGCTCACGTTACGCCCGGGGAGGAGATCAGCGGGGGCTCGAGCCGACGGGAACGGTCGTCATTCGGGCGGGGAAGCGACAGGTCGCGTCGGGTCGAGGCCGGCGAGGGGAGTGGAGGGGAGGGCGATCCAGCCTTCCCGGCGGGCGCGGTCAAGCGCGGCGGGCGGGACGGGGTGCGTTGCGCCCAGCGCGTGTGCGCGGGCGATGAGTGCGGCGACGACGGCGTCGAACGCGTCGTCAGAGGCTTGCATCAGCGCGCGCTGATTGGGGGTGACGGTGAGCCAGGGAGCTGCGGTGAGGAGGATCGCCGTCGCCGTCGAACGGGCCGGATCCGTCTTGTATCCGGACACCGCGACACCCCAGTAGCGAGGGATGCCGCGGGGTAGACCTCGACGAGTCGTCCCGTCGCGCCCGACCGGTCGACCACGTCACCGGCGGCGGCGAACCCGGGAAGCAGGTCGGCGCACCGCATCGCGGTGAGTCCCAGGCGATCGGTCGAGACGGGGCCCGAGGGGGAGGCGCCCCGTGATCCGGTGGGTGGCTCGGTCGGTCTCGCGGTAGGCGAGCAGGCGACGTCCCTCGATGCCGCGGAGGTCCGGGGCGGGTGCCTCGCCCCTGCGCGTTCGCCGCGATGTAGGCGACGAAGTCGCCGTCGGGCCAGCCGAACGCGCAGTCGACGCCGACGTGCGTCGACCCGGCGGCGAACCCGACGATGTCGTCATCCGTGTTGTCGAGGCGGAGCGTCGTGAGTTCGGCGCCCCCACCGCGCCAGTCCACGACGGCGACCGCCGTACGCGCCGGCTGCGCCGCGAGGCTGCAACTCCGGTGGTGATCACACCGCGACGCTACCCGTCCGCCGGTGCGTCGAGACGTCGCAGATGGTCGCCGAACCGGGCGGCAACACGACCATCTGCGACGCTTCGGCGAGGCAGGACGAGGCTCGGTTCGCGGCATCCGTTCTGGTGTCGTAAGCTGGACGACGGTGACGTGTCCGAGCGGCCGAAGTCAACTCTCGAAAAGTTGTGTAGGGTAACCCCTACCGTGGGTTCAAATCCCACCGTCACCGCCATGAAAACCCCTGCTGATGTGGGGTTTTCTGTTTCTCTCGGTGGACGTCAGCCCTCCAGCAGCGACACGCTCTGGACGGTGGCGATCCGATCGACCAGGTCGGCCTGCCGCGCGATCGATCGCGGCGGCCGACCAGGAGATGACGAGCGCCGCGACGAGAAGGGCACCCGCAGTGGCGGCCCAATCGACGCCGCGGCGGATCGTCAGGACGACGAAGGCGAGCGCGCTGAGGATCGCGACGGGGCCGCCCGCGACCTGGGCGAAGGCCATGCGCACGGCGGACTCCTCCGTCAGCGGGCCCCAGCTGTTGAAGACGGACAGAATCAGCGCGAGCGGGACGACCACCACGCCGGCGACGAACACGGTCCACCGGGTCGGTCGGTAGCGACGGCGTGCGACGGGGACGGGCCTCGGACGCGGTGACGGCGGTCATAGCCCCGACCCTAGCGGCGTGCTCCCGGCCGGGACCAGGGCGAGCCGACGCGAACGGCATCCATCCGCGCACGGTCAGCGCACATCGCGTCGGGTCGAGACCAGGCACGCCGCCCTAGAGTGAGTCGGATGCCACGACGGGGGAGGCGACGATGCTCGCGACGGTGACCTATGCGCCGACGGACGGTCAGGATGCGACGGCGCTCGGCTTCCTCATGTACAAGCATCCGGCCAAGGTGCAGACGTTCTCGGCGCCGGTCGGTGACATCCACGTGTTCTACCCCGAGGCAACGCCCGACCGCTGCACCGTCGCGGTGATGCTCGAGGTCGACCCGATCGCGCTCGTCCGCAACAAGCGGTTCCGAGGGGATGCCGGGGCTCTCGGTCACTACGTCAACGACCGCCCGTACGTCGCGTCGAGCATGCTCGCCGTCGCGATCGGCACGGTCTTCCGTACCGCGATGACCGGGCGGAGCGACTCGTACCCCGAGCTGGCGGCATCCGCTCTGCCGCTGCGCATCGAGATCCCCGTCGTTTCGGCACGGGGCGGGGCGACGACCTGTCCGGCGGACGAGCCGTGCGGCTGGCAGGTCAAGGACACCGCATCGCGCTCGACGACGAGCACCCCGAGTGGTCAGACTCGCGCTACAGCTCGGTCGTGTTGACCGGTGAGGTGCGTCTGGCCGAGGCGCTCCGCCAGCTGTACGTCCTTCTGCTCGCCCCTCGACGACGCCAAGCACTACTGGGTCGGTGACGACGAGATCGGCAAGCTCGAGCGCGCCGGCGAGGGCTGGCTCGCGGATCACCCGGAGCGCGACCTCATCACCCGCCGCTACCTCCTGCACCAGCGCGCTCTGCTCGAGACAGCCGACGCGGCACTCGAGGAACGCCCGACGCCGCTCAGCCAGCACCGGGCCGACGCGGTCCTCGCCGCGCTCGCCGACGTCGGCGTTCACTGCGTCGTCGACATGGGCTGCGGGCCGGGCGCCCTGCTCGCGCGCCTCGTGAAGGATCGCTCGTTCACCAAGATCGTCGGCGTCGATGTGGTCGGCCCGGTCGCTCGAGCAGGCGGCAACTGGACGCCTGGTCCCCGCCCAGGCATCCGACGCCGAACGCGAACGCATCGACCTTCTTCACGGCTCGTCGTCTACCGCGACGAGCGCCTGTGCGGGTTCGACGCGATGGTGCTCATGGAGGTCATCGAACACGTCGACCCGTCGCGACTCGGTGCGCTCCGGGATGCTGTCTTCGCGTCGGCCTCTCCGGTCCGTCGTCGTCACGACGCCCAACGCGGAGTACAACGCGCTCTACCCCGATCTGCCGGCGGGCACGTTCCGCCACGACGACCACCGCTTCGAGTGGACGCGCGACGAGTTCCGCGCGTGGGCCGAGGGGGTCGCCGGCCGGCACGGTTACGCGGTCGAGTTCCGTCCCGTCGGGCGACGCGGGATGCCGACCTCGGCGCGCCCACCCAACTCGCCCTGTTCCGGAAGGAGGTCGCGGCATGACCGTCCTCGACATCCCCGCCCTGTCGCTCGTCGTCCTCGTCGGGGCATCCGGTCTCGGGCAAGTCCACGTTCGCGCGGGAGCACTTCGGCGCCTACGAAACGCTCTCAAGCGACGCGTTCCGGGGGCTCGTCTCCAACCACGAGTCCAACCAGTCCGCCACCGCGGCCACGTTCGACGCGCTGCAGTACGTGGCGGGTAAGCGTCTCGACGCGGGACTGCTCACCGTGACCGTCGTCGACGCGACGAGCGTGCAGCCCGAGGCCCGACGCGCGCGCTCGTCGAACTCGCGAAGGCGCACGCCGACGTGCTGCCGGTCGCGATCGTGTTCGACGTGCCCGAATCCGCGTCCGTCGAGCGGAACGCGGTGCGCACCGACCGTCGCATTCCCGCCCACGTCGTGAAGCGGCAGAACGACCAGCTCCGCCGCGGGCTGCGCCACCTCGGACGCGAGGGTTTCCGCAAGGTACACGTCCTCCGCACGCCCGATGAGGTCGCGGACGCGACGATCGAACGCACGCGTCTGCTCACCGACCGCACCGACGAGCGCGGACCGTTCGACGTGATCGGCGACGTGACGATGCCGCAGCGAACTCGAGGCACTGCTCGGACGCCTCGGCTACGAGCTCCAGCGCGACGAGCAGGGCCGGGCCGACGACGCGCGGCATCCCGAACAGCGTCGTGTCGTGTTCCTCGGCGACCTCATCGACCGCGGGCCCGACGTCGTCGGGGTGCTGCGCCTCGCGATGGGGATGGTCGCCCTGGCAGTTTTTTTGCCGTGCCGGCAACCATGAGGCGAAGCTCGTCCGCGCCCTGCGCGGCGCGCAAGGTGACCGTCTCGCACGGCCTCGAGGAGACGCTCGCTCAGCTGTCGGGTGAGAGCGAGGAGTTCCGCGAGCAGGTCGAGGCGTTCTGCCACGACCTCGTGTCGCACCTGATCCTCGATGAGGGGCGCCTCGTCGTCGCCCACGCGGGGCTGAAGGAGCAGTACCACGGCCGCGCGTCCGGGCGTGGGCGTGCAGTCCGTCTTCTACGGCGAGACCACGGGGGAGACCGACGAGTACGGCCTTCCGTGTGTCATCTGTGGGCCGAGGACTACCGCGGCACGGCGGTCGTGCTCTGCTGACACACACCGGTCCCGACCGTCGAATGGGTCAACAACACCGCGTGCCTCGACACCGGGTGCGTGTTCGGCGGAGCGCTCTCGGTGATGCGCTACCCGGAGCGCGAGGTCGTCTCGGTGCCGGCCGAGCAGGTCTGGGACGACCCGATCCGCCCGCTCGTCCCCGCCGCGCCGATGCGCGCTCCGGGGGCTCCTTGACCTCGCCGACGTGCAGGGCAAGCTCACCGTGCAGACGAGCCTGCACGGCCGGGTCGGCATTCAGGAGGAGCAGTCCGCGGGCGGCCTCGAGACGATCAGCCGCTGGGCGACCGACCCGCGCTGGCTGATCCACCTGCCGCCCACGCTGGTGCCGCGAACACCTCGGCGCGCGAGGGCTACCTCGATCCCGGTGACGAGGCGTTCGCGACCTACCGCGGAAACGGCGTGACCGACCTCATCGCCGAGGAGAAGCACATGGGCTCTCGCGCCCTCGGTGCTCGTTCCGCGCTACCTGGCACGGTTCACCGCGCCCGAGGGATGGCGGGGGTCGATCCACACGCGGACGGGTCGCCCCTTCTTCGCCTCCGACGTCGAAGCCGACATGCTCGCTCGCCTCGACGAGGCGCTCGAAGCGGGCCGGCGTCTGGGAGGAGCTCGGCGCGTCGTGGGTGCTCCTCGACGCCGAGATCCTGCCCTGGTGCTCAAGGCCGGCGCGCTCGTCAGTGACCTTGACGTGTTGGTCGCGACCGCGGCGGAGACCGCGACGGATGCCGCCGCTGCGGTGCTCGCTCGGGCCGCGGCATCCGGGATCGACGTCAGTGCCCTCGCGGCGCGGGACGCAGGCACGCGCCGAGGGCGCGCGGGGGTTCCGCGCTGCGTATCGCCGCTACGTCGGCGGCGACGACGAGGTTCGGTGGCGCCGTTCCAGGTGCTCGCCGCAGGGGATGCCACGTTCGAGACCCGCGATCACGGCTGGCACCTGGGGGTCGCCGACCGCCTGGTCTAACGCCGCACCCGACCTTGGTGGCGCCGACGCGGCGACGGCGCGTGGACCTCGGTGACGAGGCATCCGTCGCGGACCGTCTCGTGGCGGGCAGGAACTCACCGCGGCGGGCGGCGAGGGGATGGTCGTCAAGCCGTTCGCCAACCTCACGCGCACCGAGAAGGGACTCGTGCAGCCGGGCATCAAGGTGCGCGGGCGCGAGTACCTGCGGATCATCTACGGCCCGGACTACACCGACCCCGCGAACCTCGGCGCCTCCGCGACCGCAACGTCGGCCACAAGCGCTCCTCGCTCGCGGCGCGCGAGACGGCCTCGGTATCGAGTCGCTCCACCGCTTCACCGCCGGAGAACCGCTCTGGCGCGTGCACGAGGCGGTGTTCGGCGTCCTCGCCCTGGAGTCCGACCCGATCGACCCGCGCGCGCGCTATCACCCTGCACGACGTCGACCCGACGCGATCTGCGGCCATTCCGGAGCGGAAGTGGCACATCGCGTCGGGTCGATGCTCACTGGGGCCATGCGGCATCCCATAACGCTTCGAGAATCTCGGCACCACCCCTTCCTGCCGACCGCTCCGACTTCGTAGCGTGGACTCCATGGCGCGTGACGACGATCGACCCGAAGATCTCTAACACCGGACCCATCGACCTCGCGGCGCTCGCTGCCGCCGAGGACGGGGACCTCGAGATGCCCGAGATCAGCTACGACGAGCAGCGCTATCCCGCGCGGCCCCGTCGGCTCCGCCCGAAGACAACCTGCGCGGCAGCAGCGTGCGCCGCATCCGTACCGACCCGCGCACGGCGAACGGCACGAACCCGTCGTACGTCGAGTGGTTGGTCCGGCAGTCGATGCTGAAGGATGCCGATGTGCTGGCGCGCCCGCTGTCGGGACAGCCGACGATGCGCGGCGGAACGCCTACGCCCGCCCCGACGCCCGCCGCGGATCGCGACGAGTGACGTGTGGTTCACCGCGTACCCCATCTCGCTGATCACGCGGCCGGGGCAGTCGTTCCTCTTTGACCCTCGGCGACGACGAGCTGTGGTCGGTGTTCGAGCGGATCGGCATCACTGCGGTCCACACCGGTCCGGTCAAGCGCGCCGGCGGCATCGAAGGCTGGGGCGAGACCCCCAGCGTCGACGGTCACTTCGACCGCATCAGCACCGCCATCGATCCCGCCTTCGGCACGGAGGACGAGTTCCGCGCGCTCTGCGACACGTCGCCGAATCGCATGGCGGCAGCATCATCGACGACATCGTGCCCGGCCACACCGGCAAGGGCGCCGACTTCCGCCTCGCTGAGATGGGCTTCAAGGACTACCCCGGGACTACCGACATGGTCGCGATCCCGCCCGAGGACTGGCACCTGCTGCCGGACGTCCCCGAGGGGTACGACAGCGTCAACCTCGACCCGGCCACCGAGCACACGCTCGCCGAGCACGGCTACATCATCGGCGCCCTGCAGCGCGTCATCTTCTACACGCCGGGCGTGAAGGAGACGAACTGGTCGGCGACGGCTCCCGCGATCGGTCCCGACGGGATCACGCGCCGCTGCTGGTCTACCTGCATTACTTCAAGCAGGGTCAGCCCTCCATCAACTGGCTGGACCCGACCTTCGCCGGTATGCGCCTCGTCATCGGCGACGCGCTGCACTCGCTCGGCGAGCTTAGCACGAGCGCGCTGCGCCTCGACGCCAACGGATTCCTCGGCGTCGAGAAGAGCGCCGAGGGTCTGCCGGCGTGGTCGGAGGGGCATCCGCTCTCGCACGCCGCGAACCACATCATCGCGGGCATGGTCCGCAAGGTCGGCGGGTTCACGTTCCAGGAGCTGAACCTCACGATGGAGGACATCCGCTACATGGGCGCCGTCGGCGCCGACCTGTCGTACCACTTCATCGGACGCCCGGGGTACCACCACGCTTTGGCGACGGGGCAGACGGAGTTCCTGCGCCTCGCGTCGACGTCGTCGCTCGCGCTCGGCGTCGCGCCGGCGCAAGCCTGCTCACGGCATGCAGAACCACGACGAGCTCACCTACGAGCTCGTCCACTGGGCGACGCGGCACGCCGACGAGGAGTACGGCTTCCGCGGCGACACGATCACGGGCGGCGAGCTCGCC
This DNA window, taken from Microbacterium sp. MM2322, encodes the following:
- a CDS encoding DUF429 domain-containing protein is translated as MSGYKTDPARSTATAILLTAAPWLTVTPNQRALMQASDDAFDAVVAALIARAHALGATHPVPPAALDRARREGWIALPSTPLAGLDPTRPVASPPE
- a CDS encoding methyltransferase domain-containing protein — its product is MRCVWPRRSASCTSFCSPLDDAKHYWVGDDEIGKLERAGEGWLADHPERDLITRRYLLHQRALLETADAALEERPTPLSQHRADAVLAALADVGVHCVVDMGCGPGALLARLVKDRSFTKIVGVDVVGPVARAGGNWTPGPRPGIRRRTRTHRPSSRLVVYRDERLCGFDAMVLMEVIEHVDPSRLGALRDAVFASASPVRRRHDAQRGVQRALPRSAGGHVPPRRPPLRVDARRVPRVGRGGRRPARLRGRVPSRRATRDADLGAPTQLALFRKEVAA